Below is a window of Candidatus Methanoperedens sp. DNA.
CGGATATTTTTATGGCATCTGTCATTTTTTATGTTTATGGGCATGTAAGGCGCTGGAAAAGAACCGTTTTATTGATAAGGTTTACTATTCGTTTTAGATATTTGATAATAGAAGTAGTACCGCAGAAACTGCATGAATTCAAGCCTGTTTGAGCTTAAATAATCTAAGTATAGAACTATGGAACAGGAAGCTACCTACTCGTAAGGTAGTTCACCTGCTGTTGGTAGTTCATCCGCTTCCCCCGACCATCGCCCTGTTAACAAGAACATGCGGCGCCCCGTCGCTGACAGGCACAAGCTGGCCCGCTTTACCGCATCGTCCTGAATTCATCTCCAGGTCATTTCCAACTGCTGATACATTATTTAATATTTCAAGCGTATTTCCCGATAAAGAAACATCCCTGAGTGATGTTGTCAGCTCCCCGTTCCTGACTATGAACCCGCGCTCTGCATTGAACTGGAAAACTCCTTCACCAGGGTTCACCTGGCCTCCGCGCGAGCCTTTAAGATAAATGCCGTCTTTTAATTCAGAGAGCATTTCATCAAATTTCATCCCATCAGGCGCTATGAAAGTGTTGCTCATCCTGATCACAGGTCTTGCATACCCCTGGGCGCGTGAATTCCTTGATTCTCCGCCAAGTTTGCCTGCCGTTTCCCTTGAATGAATAAAGGATTTCAATATTCCATTCTGTATCAATGTAGTTCTTTTTGATCCTGAGCCCTCGTCATCAAAAGGATAATATCCGTATTCATGAAGTGATGGATCGTCATAGACCGTAATAAGGGGAGATGCTATTTGTTCGCCAATTTTTCCCGCAAGGATGGAATTTCCCTCAAGAACATGGTCTGCTTCGACTGCATGACCAACTGCCTCATGGATAAAAACACCGGCAAGTTCCTGGTCAAGGATCACCGGATATGTTCCTGCTTTTGGCGTTTTTGCAGATAAAAGCTCTATTGCAGTAGTAGCTGCCTTCTCTGCAAGTGCAAAAGCATCGTGTTTCTTAAATATCTCAAATCCCATTACCCCGAACCTGCTTTCCCTTCCGATCTGGTAAACGCCGCCAGACTGCGCAATTGAGCTTATCGCAAAACCAATACGGGTTAACGTATATTCACAATCAAGCCCTTCGGAACTCGAATATCTGACATTTATCAGTGATTCGGAATATACGGCATTTGTACTTTGTATCCCGGGTTTTTTTGCACTTTTTTCAATTTCAAGAAGTAATTTGACTTTGTCTTCGATAGGAATATCCTGTGGTATTTCCTTAATCACCGGAAGATCCTTAATATCGGGATTTTTTATAGGAGCAAGCTCAACCGGATTCCTTGGACTCCTGTTTCTTGCTGATTCCGCAAGCCTTCCTGCCGATGAGATCGCAGCATCGGGATTCTCAACAACGCCATCAAGGGAAACGAATCCCCATGAGCCGCCGTCAAGAACCCTTATAGCCCCTCCACTTGAGAAATTATTTGAGATCTCACGTATCTGTTCGTTGTCAAGAACAATTGATGTGCTAAGACTTTTTATAATACGTGTATCATAAAAATCCATGAATTTCTCATACTGCGCCTATAGGCTTTGGTTCAGGGATGGGGAGAGCAAATTTCGTTCTTGAAGCGAATTTTTTAAGGGTGGCTATAAGACCATCCTTTTCCACACCAACAAGGCTATACTCCAGTACTTCTTCAATATTCGAAACAGGGATTATTTTTATTAAATCCTTATATTCATCTTCAATAAGCACGTCTCCCATATTTGATTTAGGAATGAGGACAGTTTTTATTCCAGCGAGAGCCGCTGCTTCTATCTTGTATG
It encodes the following:
- a CDS encoding TldD/PmbA family protein, which encodes MDFYDTRIIKSLSTSIVLDNEQIREISNNFSSGGAIRVLDGGSWGFVSLDGVVENPDAAISSAGRLAESARNRSPRNPVELAPIKNPDIKDLPVIKEIPQDIPIEDKVKLLLEIEKSAKKPGIQSTNAVYSESLINVRYSSSEGLDCEYTLTRIGFAISSIAQSGGVYQIGRESRFGVMGFEIFKKHDAFALAEKAATTAIELLSAKTPKAGTYPVILDQELAGVFIHEAVGHAVEADHVLEGNSILAGKIGEQIASPLITVYDDPSLHEYGYYPFDDEGSGSKRTTLIQNGILKSFIHSRETAGKLGGESRNSRAQGYARPVIRMSNTFIAPDGMKFDEMLSELKDGIYLKGSRGGQVNPGEGVFQFNAERGFIVRNGELTTSLRDVSLSGNTLEILNNVSAVGNDLEMNSGRCGKAGQLVPVSDGAPHVLVNRAMVGGSG